One part of the Anaerolineae bacterium genome encodes these proteins:
- a CDS encoding Sugar diacid utilization regulator SdaR: protein MTVLGAPRIGRGSENEIKTMTVSELTLTETLRLALEQPPCWLRPVTAALPAPDWVSLTLNDLRAGDILILNAAECTDEALREAQQKNAAVVIVIGKVKEVPADLSLPIAATEEKVDKRTLQKRLMAVLVNARAATIERGAHLHAQLAQLEAEGRGLEGLVQAMAEMTARGVILQDKRGGILAHHPSTTLAAIWQDILAQFSELRPLPEVFLDRKRVGSQPTIHYQELGGGLGCLIAPVVVGEVARGYLSLVGVQGEFDSLDYLVAEQGGLVLAIEMARNKAIRETEKRLKGDLLNALLQEILTPRDARLWLQTMGLNPQQAHVALRFMWDTPAAPSRRRLETIINGEIAQRGLRAIVHPMGSEVICFCPLGSETARPQEAIALAEAILRQAQREYPQAIVRCGIGTPALEVGEWRVSFTRAGQALDMARRLNERAPLYYPDLSVYRLLLQLEHSPELIAFQEEVLGSLLATENPQEFINTLEAFFAHNGNLSQTAEALYIHRNTLVYRLERIAAITNIDLDKPENRLAIQLALHIYRMMRPLEER from the coding sequence ATGACCGTTCTCGGTGCGCCTCGAATTGGCAGAGGTAGCGAAAACGAAATCAAAACGATGACTGTTTCAGAACTGACCCTCACAGAGACCCTGCGACTGGCGCTGGAGCAACCACCTTGCTGGTTACGCCCGGTCACGGCTGCTCTTCCGGCACCGGACTGGGTATCGCTGACCCTTAACGACCTGCGCGCGGGAGATATCTTGATCCTGAACGCTGCCGAGTGTACAGACGAAGCGCTGCGAGAAGCCCAGCAGAAAAACGCCGCAGTGGTCATTGTCATCGGCAAAGTCAAAGAAGTGCCGGCCGATCTCTCCCTTCCAATCGCCGCTACCGAAGAGAAGGTAGATAAGCGCACTTTACAGAAACGATTAATGGCGGTGCTGGTCAATGCACGGGCAGCGACGATCGAACGCGGCGCCCATCTTCATGCTCAACTGGCGCAACTGGAAGCTGAAGGGCGCGGTCTGGAGGGTCTGGTGCAGGCGATGGCAGAGATGACCGCCCGCGGAGTCATCTTGCAGGATAAACGGGGCGGTATCCTTGCTCACCACCCATCTACCACCCTGGCAGCGATCTGGCAGGACATTCTTGCCCAGTTCAGCGAACTGCGCCCGTTACCCGAAGTCTTTCTCGACCGCAAACGAGTTGGCAGTCAACCCACCATTCACTATCAGGAGTTGGGCGGCGGATTGGGTTGCCTGATTGCGCCGGTCGTGGTTGGGGAAGTAGCCCGAGGGTATCTCTCTCTGGTCGGTGTGCAAGGTGAATTCGACTCTCTGGATTACCTGGTCGCCGAACAGGGCGGGTTGGTGCTGGCAATTGAAATGGCCCGCAACAAAGCCATCCGCGAAACCGAGAAACGCCTCAAAGGAGACCTGCTCAACGCTCTCCTACAAGAAATCCTCACCCCCCGCGATGCCCGATTGTGGTTGCAAACCATGGGCCTAAATCCCCAACAAGCCCATGTTGCTCTGCGATTTATGTGGGATACGCCCGCGGCCCCCTCGCGCCGGCGTTTAGAGACGATCATTAACGGCGAGATTGCTCAGCGCGGCCTGCGCGCCATTGTCCATCCCATGGGATCCGAGGTGATTTGTTTTTGTCCGCTCGGCAGTGAAACCGCCCGCCCTCAGGAAGCCATTGCTCTCGCTGAAGCCATCCTGCGTCAGGCACAGCGCGAATATCCACAGGCAATCGTTCGTTGCGGCATTGGTACGCCCGCGCTGGAGGTGGGGGAATGGCGCGTTTCTTTCACTCGCGCCGGCCAGGCGCTGGATATGGCGCGGCGTCTAAACGAGCGTGCCCCATTATATTACCCCGATCTCTCGGTGTACCGTCTGTTGCTTCAACTCGAACACAGCCCAGAGCTGATCGCATTTCAAGAAGAGGTCTTGGGCAGTTTACTGGCGACCGAAAACCCGCAAGAGTTCATTAATACGCTCGAAGCCTTTTTTGCGCATAACGGCAACCTGTCCCAAACCGCCGAAGCCCTGTACATTCACCGCAATACCCTGGTTTATCGCCTGGAACGCATCGCTGCCATCACCAATATCGATCTCGACAAACCAGAAAATCGCCTGGCAATTCAACTTGCCCTGCATATCTACCGCATGATGCGCCCTCTGGAAGAGCGCTGA
- a CDS encoding Aspartyl-tRNA(Asn) amidotransferase subunit B, with product MAELDWSVEYEAVIGVEVHAEIATRSKMFCSCAVVDATTAEPNIAVCPVCAGMPGVLPVVNQAAVERGLRLALALECEILPSSIFARKNYFYPDLPKGYQISQYEQPLARNGRLTILTSQGEKTIRIRRVHLEEDTGKLTHINRNGESYSLIDLNRAGVPLLEIVTEPDLHSAEDVRAYAMALRNLLRYCEINSGDMQKGVMRIEPNVSVRKRGSPHLGTRTEIKNLNSFRALERSVAYEIERQIRLLEEGKEVLQETRGWDEAQAKTVSQRSKEEAHDYRYFPEPDLPPLIIEQDWLDEIRRNLPELPVARWRRFQNQYGLSAYDAEVLVNERVVADYFEQAVSLAPDLSPKTIANWISGEVFSLMNQAGTEFDPRLLPVDSLVELLTVLEEGTINQPTAKAILAEMFGRDKKARQLIREKGLEQVSDENQIQKWVAQVLQENPEQMQTYLNGKESLEQWFFGQVMRLAGGKANPKVVQQILREQLQRLKDRTEGD from the coding sequence ATGGCTGAGTTGGATTGGTCGGTAGAATATGAAGCGGTTATTGGGGTTGAAGTCCATGCGGAGATAGCCACCCGCTCGAAAATGTTCTGCTCCTGTGCGGTGGTGGATGCCACCACCGCCGAGCCAAACATTGCCGTCTGTCCGGTTTGCGCGGGAATGCCGGGCGTCTTGCCGGTGGTCAATCAGGCTGCGGTGGAACGGGGGCTGCGCCTTGCCCTGGCATTGGAGTGTGAGATCTTGCCCAGCAGTATCTTTGCCCGCAAGAACTACTTTTATCCCGATCTGCCCAAAGGGTATCAGATTTCCCAATATGAACAGCCGCTGGCGCGCAATGGGCGGCTGACCATCCTCACCTCACAGGGGGAAAAGACGATTCGCATTCGCCGTGTTCATCTCGAAGAGGACACCGGCAAACTGACTCACATTAACCGCAATGGCGAAAGCTATTCGCTCATTGACCTGAACCGCGCCGGCGTACCCTTGCTGGAAATTGTGACCGAGCCAGATCTGCACAGCGCTGAAGATGTGCGCGCTTATGCGATGGCATTGCGCAATCTTTTGCGCTATTGTGAGATCAACTCCGGGGATATGCAAAAGGGGGTCATGCGCATTGAACCGAACGTCTCCGTGCGCAAGCGTGGCAGTCCACACCTGGGCACACGCACAGAGATCAAAAACCTGAACAGCTTTCGCGCCTTAGAACGCTCGGTTGCCTATGAGATCGAACGCCAGATCAGGCTGCTGGAAGAAGGCAAAGAAGTCCTCCAGGAAACGCGCGGTTGGGACGAAGCTCAGGCAAAAACCGTCTCACAGCGTTCCAAGGAGGAAGCTCACGATTATCGTTACTTTCCTGAACCCGATTTGCCTCCCCTGATCATCGAGCAGGACTGGTTAGATGAGATTCGGCGCAATTTGCCCGAGTTGCCGGTTGCTCGCTGGCGGCGCTTCCAAAACCAGTATGGTTTAAGCGCTTATGATGCGGAGGTGCTGGTTAATGAGCGGGTGGTGGCAGATTATTTCGAACAGGCGGTCTCCCTGGCACCTGATTTATCGCCGAAAACGATTGCCAACTGGATCAGTGGTGAAGTCTTCAGCCTGATGAACCAGGCGGGGACGGAATTCGACCCTCGCCTTTTGCCGGTTGACTCTCTGGTGGAACTGTTGACGGTTCTGGAAGAAGGAACCATCAATCAACCAACTGCCAAAGCGATCCTGGCAGAGATGTTCGGCAGGGACAAAAAAGCCCGCCAGTTGATCCGTGAAAAGGGTCTGGAACAGGTCTCAGATGAAAATCAAATTCAGAAATGGGTGGCGCAGGTGCTGCAGGAAAACCCTGAACAGATGCAGACCTACTTGAACGGCAAGGAATCGCTCGAACAATGGTTCTTCGGTCAGGTGATGCGCCTTGCCGGTGGGAAGGCCAATCCAAAAGTTGTCCAGCAGATCTTGAGAGAACAATTGCAGCGGCTGAAAGATCGAACTGAAGGAGATTGA
- a CDS encoding Aspartate aminotransferase, whose amino-acid sequence MANPSTLNPAFPSIPSVPVVPSKGEPVDKKYLSERVVNLKPSGIRKFFDIVATMQDVISLGIGEPDFATPERIVRAGIRSLENGETHYTSNMGRFALRQALSENLYQRYRVSYDPAAEILITVGVSEALYLAMTALLNPGEEVIIPTPCFVAYQAEVILAGGVPVEVPVRAEDGFQVDPERLEKAITRRTKAILLGFPNNPTGAVASREVLLEIAAIAERHDLIVVSDELYDQLVYDVPHICFASLPGMYPRTILLGGFSKNYAMTGWRIGYAAAPAPILRGLLRVHQYTIMSAPTVAQDAALEALRSGQEEVEKMRAEYNRRRILIVNGLNRLGLPTVEPKGAFYAFPSIAATGMDEETFAQKLLEEERVAVVPGNAFGAGGEGFVRCSYATAYEKIEEALRRMERFMQRYG is encoded by the coding sequence ATGGCGAATCCATCAACCTTAAACCCTGCTTTTCCATCCATCCCATCTGTTCCTGTTGTCCCCTCGAAAGGAGAACCTGTGGACAAAAAGTACCTCTCAGAGCGGGTGGTGAATCTCAAACCATCCGGCATCCGCAAATTCTTTGATATTGTGGCGACGATGCAAGACGTGATCTCACTTGGCATCGGAGAGCCGGACTTTGCCACGCCTGAACGGATTGTTCGGGCAGGCATCCGCTCGTTGGAAAATGGAGAAACCCATTACACCTCCAACATGGGGCGCTTTGCCTTACGGCAGGCTCTCTCGGAAAACCTGTACCAACGTTATCGGGTGTCTTATGATCCTGCCGCCGAAATCCTCATCACGGTTGGCGTTTCCGAAGCCCTTTATCTTGCCATGACGGCTTTGTTGAATCCCGGCGAGGAAGTGATCATCCCAACCCCCTGTTTTGTTGCGTATCAGGCGGAGGTGATCCTTGCCGGCGGGGTTCCGGTCGAGGTGCCCGTGCGAGCAGAAGATGGCTTTCAAGTTGACCCCGAACGATTGGAAAAGGCAATCACGCGACGCACGAAAGCGATCTTGCTGGGCTTTCCCAACAACCCGACTGGGGCGGTTGCCTCACGAGAGGTATTATTGGAAATTGCCGCCATCGCAGAGCGGCATGATCTCATTGTTGTCTCCGATGAACTCTATGATCAACTGGTATACGATGTGCCGCATATCTGCTTTGCCTCCTTGCCGGGCATGTACCCGCGCACCATTTTGTTGGGCGGCTTTTCCAAAAATTACGCCATGACCGGCTGGCGCATTGGCTATGCCGCTGCCCCGGCGCCCATCCTGCGCGGGCTGTTAAGGGTTCATCAGTACACCATCATGTCAGCCCCAACCGTTGCCCAGGACGCCGCCCTGGAAGCGCTGCGCAGCGGTCAAGAAGAAGTGGAGAAAATGCGCGCCGAGTACAACCGGCGGCGCATCTTAATCGTCAATGGTCTGAATCGCCTGGGGTTACCCACCGTAGAACCCAAAGGGGCTTTCTATGCCTTCCCCAGCATTGCAGCAACGGGCATGGACGAGGAAACCTTTGCCCAAAAACTGCTGGAGGAGGAACGGGTTGCGGTCGTGCCGGGGAACGCATTCGGGGCTGGCGGCGAAGGGTTTGTGCGTTGTTCGTATGCTACGGCGTATGAAAAGATCGAAGAAGCCTTAAGAAGAATGGAGAGATTTATGCAACGCTATGGCTGA
- a CDS encoding NAD-specific glutamate dehydrogenase — protein sequence MPVYHFSETFYREEMIVMAEQINAFQMAQAQFDGVAKLLRLDPAIAEILRWPMREFAFRIPVRMDDGSIRVFQGFRVQHNDARGPNKGGIRFHPSETLDTVRALATWMTWKCAVADIPLGGGKGGVVVDPATLSTGEKERLCRGWVQAMWRNLGPRIDVPAPDVGTTPQMMGWMMDEYSKLVGQYTPGVFTGKPLGGGGSEGRTEATGYGVIYCVREAMKHLKMDPTKCVAAIQGFGNVAQYAAIGFVEILGGKVACVSCWDRKDKTSYTYSHKDGINPRFLLSITDQYGTIDKDKAVAAGYTVEDGGAWISKEADVLIPAALEGQVNAETVKKMSSRVRIVAEGANGPCTPEADEFFKQNNIFNIPDFLCNAGGVTTSYFESVQNDMNFYWTKEEVLQKLDTKLTQAFHAVLEMSEKEKVYMRDAAYMVAIDRVVKAMQLRGWV from the coding sequence ATGCCCGTTTATCATTTTTCTGAAACATTTTATCGAGAGGAGATGATTGTAATGGCAGAACAGATCAATGCATTCCAAATGGCGCAAGCCCAGTTTGATGGTGTAGCCAAACTCTTGCGGCTGGATCCGGCCATTGCCGAAATCTTGCGCTGGCCCATGCGTGAATTTGCATTCCGCATCCCGGTGCGCATGGACGATGGTTCCATTCGTGTCTTTCAGGGTTTCCGCGTCCAGCACAACGATGCCCGCGGACCAAACAAAGGCGGGATTCGCTTCCATCCATCCGAGACACTGGACACAGTGCGCGCCCTGGCGACCTGGATGACCTGGAAGTGCGCCGTGGCGGATATTCCTCTGGGCGGTGGAAAAGGCGGTGTGGTGGTTGATCCGGCGACGCTTTCCACTGGTGAAAAAGAGCGTCTTTGCCGTGGTTGGGTTCAGGCCATGTGGCGCAATCTTGGCCCACGCATCGATGTTCCCGCCCCCGATGTTGGCACAACCCCCCAAATGATGGGCTGGATGATGGATGAATATTCCAAACTGGTTGGGCAATATACGCCCGGTGTGTTCACAGGTAAACCTCTGGGAGGTGGCGGTTCAGAGGGCCGGACGGAAGCCACCGGCTATGGCGTCATCTACTGCGTGCGCGAGGCGATGAAGCACCTGAAGATGGACCCAACCAAGTGTGTGGCTGCGATCCAGGGCTTTGGCAATGTTGCCCAATATGCTGCCATTGGGTTTGTGGAAATCCTGGGCGGTAAGGTGGCTTGTGTCTCCTGCTGGGATCGCAAGGATAAAACATCGTATACTTACAGCCACAAAGATGGGATCAATCCACGCTTCCTGCTCAGCATCACCGACCAGTACGGCACGATCGATAAAGACAAAGCGGTTGCCGCAGGGTATACGGTAGAAGATGGCGGAGCATGGATCAGCAAAGAAGCCGATGTCCTGATCCCGGCTGCGCTCGAAGGCCAGGTCAACGCGGAGACCGTTAAGAAGATGTCCAGCCGCGTGCGCATTGTCGCTGAAGGCGCAAATGGGCCCTGCACCCCCGAAGCAGATGAGTTCTTCAAGCAGAACAACATCTTTAACATCCCGGACTTCCTCTGCAACGCCGGTGGCGTCACCACCTCCTACTTTGAGAGCGTCCAAAACGATATGAACTTCTACTGGACGAAGGAAGAGGTCTTGCAAAAATTAGACACCAAGCTCACCCAGGCTTTCCATGCCGTCCTGGAAATGAGCGAAAAAGAGAAGGTCTACATGCGCGATGCAGCCTACATGGTCGCCATTGATCGGGTTGTGAAAGCAATGCAGTTGCGCGGTTGGGTATAA
- a CDS encoding aldo/keto reductase: MQYKNLGRTGLKVSELCLGTMQYGWTAPRENAAIVLDAFYDAGGNFIDTADIYSRWAPGNPGGVAEELIGAWLKTKPRTQVIVATKVYGPMGEGPNDRGLSRKHILEACEASLRRLQTDYIDLYQTHAWDPSTPLDETLRALDDLVHAGKVRYIGCSNIPAWHLMEALWISDKYNLARYDSLQPHYNLVHRAEYERELQAVCAKYGLGVIPYSPIAGGLLSGKYRRGYQPQEGTRGWNLRHALTERNFRIIDQLEEIARQKGKTILQIALAWIRQQPTITSPIVGANTVEQLTEILGALEVTLTPEELQSLDQISRWNEEG; this comes from the coding sequence ATGCAGTATAAGAATCTGGGTCGGACAGGATTAAAAGTGAGTGAACTGTGCCTGGGAACGATGCAGTATGGTTGGACAGCGCCGCGCGAAAATGCCGCCATTGTCCTGGACGCTTTTTACGACGCGGGCGGCAATTTCATTGACACCGCCGACATCTACTCCCGCTGGGCGCCCGGCAACCCTGGTGGCGTTGCGGAAGAATTGATTGGGGCATGGTTGAAAACCAAGCCTCGCACTCAGGTGATTGTGGCAACAAAGGTGTATGGACCAATGGGCGAGGGCCCGAATGATCGCGGTTTGAGCCGCAAACATATCCTCGAAGCCTGCGAAGCCTCGCTGCGGCGCCTGCAAACCGATTACATCGATCTCTATCAAACCCACGCCTGGGATCCCTCCACGCCGCTCGACGAAACCTTACGTGCTTTAGATGATCTCGTTCATGCCGGCAAAGTGCGTTATATAGGTTGTTCGAATATCCCCGCCTGGCACTTGATGGAAGCCCTTTGGATCAGCGACAAATACAATCTGGCAAGATACGATTCGCTTCAACCGCATTATAACCTGGTCCATCGCGCAGAATATGAGCGTGAGCTTCAGGCGGTCTGTGCTAAATATGGCTTGGGTGTTATCCCCTATTCGCCGATCGCCGGAGGGTTGCTCAGTGGCAAATATCGGCGGGGCTATCAACCGCAAGAAGGCACGCGAGGCTGGAATCTGCGGCATGCCCTGACCGAGCGCAATTTCCGCATCATCGATCAACTGGAAGAAATCGCCAGGCAGAAAGGGAAAACGATTCTGCAAATTGCGCTGGCCTGGATTCGCCAACAACCGACCATCACCAGCCCGATTGTTGGCGCCAATACCGTGGAGCAGTTAACCGAAATTCTGGGTGCCCTGGAAGTGACCCTAACCCCTGAAGAGTTGCAGTCCCTGGATCAAATCAGTCGCTGGAATGAGGAGGGATAA
- a CDS encoding Glucose-1-phosphate thymidylyltransferase encodes MEKQTLKIVIPMAGLGTRLRPLTYSKPKQLVTLAGKAVLDHVLDTLSGIPQCYEIELINIVGYLGEQIEAHITRHYPHLRSHYVVQDDPRGQSHAIYLARHLLEGPMLVIFADTLIQTDLSCLLDNHEEAIAWVKPVPDPRRFGVAELGEDGYVRRLIEKPQDLSNNLVVVGFYYFKEARQLIEAIAEQMQRGIAINGEFFLADAINILLERGLKMTTRTVDVWLDAGTPEALLESNRYLLENGADNSQEAMQRPDVVIIPPVFIHPTAEVKYSVIGPHTSLAEGCKVQSSIIRDSILAEAAEVTDAVLENSLVGRKAQIKRRPGVINAGDQTSLSF; translated from the coding sequence ATGGAGAAACAAACGTTGAAGATTGTCATTCCCATGGCGGGTTTAGGCACCCGCTTACGACCGCTTACGTATAGCAAACCCAAGCAACTGGTTACCCTGGCCGGCAAAGCTGTTTTAGACCACGTCCTCGACACCCTTTCCGGAATCCCCCAATGCTATGAGATCGAACTGATCAATATCGTGGGATATTTGGGTGAGCAAATTGAAGCCCATATCACCAGGCATTACCCGCATTTGCGTTCTCATTATGTGGTTCAAGATGACCCGCGGGGTCAATCCCATGCCATTTATTTAGCCCGTCATCTTTTAGAGGGTCCAATGTTGGTGATCTTTGCCGACACCCTCATCCAGACCGATCTTTCCTGTCTGCTCGATAATCACGAAGAGGCCATTGCATGGGTCAAACCTGTCCCAGACCCGCGCCGCTTTGGGGTTGCCGAGCTTGGCGAAGATGGCTATGTCCGCCGTCTGATCGAGAAGCCCCAAGACCTGAGCAACAATCTGGTGGTGGTTGGTTTTTATTACTTCAAAGAAGCGCGACAGTTAATCGAAGCCATCGCAGAACAGATGCAACGCGGGATTGCCATCAATGGCGAGTTCTTTCTTGCCGATGCGATTAACATCCTGCTCGAACGGGGTTTGAAGATGACCACCCGCACCGTAGATGTCTGGCTGGATGCCGGCACGCCCGAAGCATTGCTCGAATCCAACCGGTATCTGCTGGAAAATGGGGCAGATAACAGCCAGGAAGCCATGCAACGCCCCGATGTGGTTATTATCCCACCGGTTTTTATCCATCCCACTGCCGAGGTAAAGTACTCGGTCATTGGACCTCATACCTCCCTGGCGGAAGGTTGTAAAGTGCAGAGCAGCATCATTCGCGATTCGATCCTTGCCGAAGCAGCCGAAGTGACCGATGCAGTCCTGGAAAATTCGTTGGTCGGTCGAAAGGCGCAGATCAAACGCCGACCGGGTGTGATTAATGCTGGCGACCAAACCAGTTTGTCCTTTTAG
- a CDS encoding Cystathionine gamma-synthase yields the protein MVKASSPNNWFPLTENAVVALSPTSFKPGISTEAVHGGRMENPYHSITEPLVSTATYTFENTQAVNEYMRQKLWGEPLERSEYGRYGNPTITAAEARLAALEGAQEAVLFASGMQAISTLLLSLLSAGDHLIITENLYRKTRQLCTSTLARYGIDCTVVPMNDAAALTAAIRPNTRLLFSESPTNPHNRLLDLEQFVDIARRHQLLTVVDSTFATPFNLRPLEWGVDLVVHSATKYLAGHNDLLAGVVAGRHELLAGLREFQGVVGAISDAYIASLLIRGLKTLGLRIARHNENACQIAEYLAAHPAVERVWYPSLPSHPDYAIGLRQYRGFGGVVSFTVKGDGKSAARVLDALQIPLLAVSLGGTESLVSQPAVISYYELSRQERRALGIDDNLIRYSVGIEDAADLIADLEQALRQV from the coding sequence ATGGTAAAAGCAAGTTCACCCAACAACTGGTTTCCGCTGACAGAAAATGCCGTCGTTGCCCTTTCGCCAACTTCCTTCAAGCCGGGCATTTCCACTGAGGCAGTGCATGGCGGACGGATGGAGAATCCCTATCATTCGATCACCGAGCCGCTGGTCTCAACAGCGACCTATACGTTTGAAAACACGCAGGCGGTGAACGAATATATGCGCCAGAAATTATGGGGCGAACCACTTGAGCGCAGCGAGTACGGGCGCTATGGCAATCCCACCATTACCGCCGCCGAGGCGCGCCTGGCAGCGTTGGAGGGGGCACAAGAAGCAGTGTTGTTTGCCTCTGGGATGCAGGCGATCTCCACGCTTTTGTTGAGCTTGCTCTCAGCCGGCGATCATTTGATCATTACGGAAAACCTCTACCGTAAAACACGCCAGTTGTGTACTTCCACGCTTGCCCGTTACGGCATTGACTGCACGGTCGTGCCCATGAACGATGCAGCCGCGCTCACGGCTGCCATTCGCCCCAATACCCGTCTGTTGTTCTCCGAGTCGCCCACCAATCCACACAATCGCCTCCTGGATCTCGAGCAGTTTGTGGACATCGCCCGCCGCCATCAGTTACTGACGGTGGTCGATTCTACCTTCGCGACCCCTTTCAATCTTCGCCCGCTGGAGTGGGGTGTAGACCTGGTGGTGCATTCAGCGACCAAATACCTCGCCGGACATAATGACCTGCTGGCAGGGGTCGTGGCCGGACGACACGAGTTGCTGGCAGGCTTGCGGGAGTTTCAAGGGGTTGTGGGCGCCATCAGCGATGCCTATATCGCCTCGTTGTTGATCCGCGGCCTCAAGACGTTGGGACTGCGCATTGCCCGCCATAATGAAAACGCCTGCCAGATTGCCGAATATCTGGCTGCCCATCCGGCGGTGGAACGGGTGTGGTATCCCAGTTTGCCTTCCCATCCTGATTACGCCATCGGTTTACGCCAGTACAGGGGCTTCGGCGGCGTGGTCTCTTTCACCGTTAAAGGCGATGGAAAGAGCGCCGCGCGGGTGCTGGACGCCTTGCAAATTCCCCTCTTAGCGGTATCGCTGGGCGGCACCGAGTCACTGGTCTCTCAGCCGGCAGTGATCTCCTACTATGAGCTATCCCGCCAGGAACGGCGTGCCCTGGGAATTGACGACAACCTGATTCGCTATTCCGTGGGAATCGAAGACGCGGCTGACCTGATTGCAGATTTAGAACAAGCCTTGCGGCAGGTGTGA
- a CDS encoding Alkyl hydroperoxide reductase subunit C-like protein, which translates to MTARVGQKAPDFTAPAYYRGGFTTVKLSDFAGKWVLLCFYPGDFTFV; encoded by the coding sequence ATGACAGCTCGGGTTGGTCAAAAAGCGCCGGACTTTACTGCGCCGGCTTATTATCGCGGCGGGTTTACCACCGTCAAGCTATCCGATTTCGCCGGAAAATGGGTTTTACTCTGCTTCTACCCCGGCGATTTTACCTTTGTCTGA
- a CDS encoding putative cytochrome c, with the protein MLKKILLIGALLFLLPFLLIQFVPYGRNHRNPPVIAEPNWDSPQTRAYFFRACADCHSNETVWPWYSNIAPVSWLIQRDVDEGRKAFNISEWGTGRENEGDEAAELVQKGEMPLPIYLPLHPQARLSPQEKQEFIQGLKATFGNGESEGVESESEEND; encoded by the coding sequence ATGCTCAAAAAAATCCTCTTGATCGGTGCCTTGCTTTTTCTCTTGCCTTTTCTATTGATCCAGTTCGTTCCTTACGGCAGAAACCATCGCAACCCTCCGGTGATCGCCGAACCGAACTGGGACAGTCCTCAAACCCGAGCCTATTTTTTTCGCGCCTGTGCAGATTGTCACAGCAACGAGACCGTCTGGCCGTGGTACTCCAATATCGCCCCGGTTTCCTGGTTGATCCAGCGGGATGTAGATGAGGGTCGCAAAGCCTTCAATATCTCGGAATGGGGCACAGGGAGAGAGAATGAAGGCGATGAAGCCGCCGAATTGGTGCAGAAAGGTGAGATGCCTCTCCCGATTTACCTTCCTCTCCACCCTCAAGCACGCTTATCCCCTCAAGAGAAGCAAGAGTTCATTCAGGGGCTGAAAGCCACCTTTGGGAATGGAGAGTCAGAGGGGGTAGAATCTGAAAGCGAGGAAAACGATTGA
- a CDS encoding Alkyl hydroperoxide reductase protein C, translating to MWNDHELVKMVKGGIPFHMASDQAGNVGRAYGVWDENQGIELRGRFIIDPDGVIQAMEVLTPPVGRRLAETIRQIQAFQHVRATGGKEATPAGWQPGKPTLKPGPDLVGKVWEVWQPSMEEG from the coding sequence ATGTGGAATGACCATGAACTGGTCAAGATGGTGAAGGGCGGCATTCCGTTTCACATGGCTTCCGACCAGGCCGGCAATGTCGGGCGCGCCTATGGGGTGTGGGATGAAAATCAGGGTATTGAATTGCGAGGGAGGTTTATCATTGACCCCGATGGCGTCATCCAGGCGATGGAGGTGCTGACCCCGCCTGTCGGGCGCAGGCTGGCAGAGACCATCCGCCAGATCCAGGCTTTCCAACATGTGCGCGCGACCGGTGGAAAGGAAGCTACGCCGGCCGGTTGGCAGCCGGGCAAACCTACGCTCAAGCCAGGCCCAGATCTGGTCGGGAAAGTCTGGGAAGTCTGGCAACCGAGTATGGAAGAGGGATAA